A genomic stretch from Sulfurimonas sediminis includes:
- the waaA gene encoding lipid IV(A) 3-deoxy-D-manno-octulosonic acid transferase: MKPFFLFYYLLSVMLFIIALPLLILLSFKKKYKESIPARFFLFKNPPFCSTNAIWFHVCSLGEARALKPLLELLENKKILVTTITQTGHNEAKKYNAEVRYLPYEMYLPFWVKPQKKLIVLEAEFWYLLFSIARSRGAEVILLNARISDKSVKKYMKFAWFYKKLLENVDMVYAQSESDKNRFLALGAKHIEVIGNIKLAGEIKKTKEYEKPDAEVIVAGSTHPGEEQSILEAFFAYEKNKEAKLIIVPRHPERFAEVYALIKRYGRQNNATVSRFSEGKSFAADLILVDMMGELNNIYAIGDIAILGGAFKNDVGGHNPLEPAYFGCKIITGKHFFHQKELFKYVHHVQYVEPDEIADALEMTKELPPSMVEEQINLEPVVQKILKNKRSW; the protein is encoded by the coding sequence TTGAAGCCGTTTTTTCTTTTCTATTATCTGCTGAGTGTAATGCTGTTTATCATAGCATTGCCTCTTTTGATATTACTTTCTTTTAAAAAAAAATACAAAGAATCAATTCCTGCACGTTTTTTTCTTTTTAAGAACCCTCCGTTTTGCAGTACAAATGCAATTTGGTTCCATGTCTGCTCTTTAGGTGAAGCCAGAGCCCTTAAACCGCTTCTGGAACTATTGGAAAATAAAAAGATACTTGTTACAACGATTACACAAACCGGACATAACGAAGCAAAAAAATATAATGCAGAGGTACGCTATCTTCCGTATGAAATGTATCTGCCGTTTTGGGTAAAACCGCAGAAAAAGCTTATCGTACTTGAGGCAGAATTTTGGTATCTTCTCTTTAGCATAGCGCGTTCACGCGGTGCAGAAGTTATTTTGCTCAATGCCAGAATTTCAGATAAAAGTGTCAAAAAATATATGAAGTTTGCCTGGTTTTATAAAAAACTTTTAGAGAATGTAGATATGGTTTATGCTCAAAGTGAAAGTGACAAAAACAGATTTTTGGCTTTAGGTGCAAAACACATTGAAGTGATTGGCAATATAAAACTGGCAGGTGAAATCAAAAAAACAAAAGAATACGAAAAGCCCGATGCGGAAGTCATTGTAGCAGGAAGCACCCATCCGGGTGAGGAACAAAGCATTTTAGAGGCATTTTTTGCCTATGAAAAAAACAAAGAGGCAAAACTTATAATTGTTCCCCGTCATCCGGAACGTTTTGCAGAGGTATATGCCTTGATAAAACGATACGGCAGGCAAAACAATGCCACAGTTTCCCGTTTTTCAGAAGGAAAGAGTTTTGCGGCTGATTTGATTTTAGTCGATATGATGGGTGAACTCAACAATATCTATGCCATCGGTGACATAGCCATATTGGGGGGTGCCTTTAAAAATGATGTCGGTGGGCACAATCCGCTCGAACCGGCTTATTTCGGATGTAAAATAATTACAGGGAAGCATTTTTTCCACCAAAAAGAGCTGTTTAAATATGTCCATCACGTGCAGTATGTTGAGCCGGATGAAATAGCTGATGCACTTGAGATGACAAAGGAACTGCCGCCTTCAATGGTAGAAGAGCAGATAAACCTGGAACCCGTGGTTCAAAAAATATTAAAAAATAAAAGGAGCTGGTAA
- a CDS encoding zinc ribbon domain-containing protein codes for MNKHLKQLIDLSIIDKEIDAFEPQIEEANANYEAALAKTKSIESDIENLTNEIKEEEVKKAKNELHLSELSQKLEENVKKSSEVKTEREMKSLQLEEEIAKEQVTFANEEIQRLEKIIEAKKEQIEAAKSALEELNANLESVKADVDTKLEKIHKERQEVFKRKETLLSDINQKGLAFYQKIRRWAKNTTVVPVEEQACMGCHMIIGDKVYADVIKGEDITTCPHCGRILYVKVNEE; via the coding sequence ATGAACAAGCACTTAAAACAATTAATCGATCTCTCAATCATAGATAAAGAGATAGACGCATTTGAACCTCAGATTGAAGAAGCAAATGCAAATTATGAAGCGGCTCTTGCAAAAACAAAGAGCATAGAGTCAGATATTGAAAATTTAACGAATGAAATCAAAGAAGAAGAAGTTAAAAAAGCAAAAAACGAACTGCATCTCTCAGAACTTTCACAAAAACTTGAAGAAAATGTAAAAAAAAGCTCTGAAGTAAAAACAGAACGTGAGATGAAATCACTGCAGCTTGAGGAAGAGATAGCAAAAGAGCAGGTTACATTTGCCAATGAAGAGATTCAAAGACTTGAAAAAATCATTGAAGCAAAAAAAGAACAGATTGAGGCTGCAAAAAGTGCCTTGGAAGAGTTAAATGCAAATCTGGAAAGTGTAAAAGCTGATGTAGATACAAAACTTGAAAAAATACACAAAGAGAGACAAGAGGTTTTCAAAAGAAAAGAGACTCTTTTGTCAGATATCAATCAAAAAGGGCTTGCTTTTTATCAAAAAATCCGTCGTTGGGCAAAAAATACGACAGTGGTTCCTGTTGAAGAACAGGCATGTATGGGATGCCATATGATAATAGGCGACAAGGTTTATGCTGATGTCATCAAAGGTGAAGATATCACTACATGTCCCCACTGCGGACGCATCCTTTATGTGAAAGTCAACGAAGAGTAG
- a CDS encoding Nif3-like dinuclear metal center hexameric protein, whose translation MKILEIYKYLNELSPFEIQESWDNSGLLIGDFKDNISKIALSIDVDEKLIDALDENTLLITHHPIIFGGLKQLEFSKYPANLIQKMIKKNISNIAMHTNFDQTHLNEYVAKEILGYEICKKDGFVAYLEVDEDFDVFAQKVSKAFGLKCARTVKCAQRVKKVALTTGSGCSLMKSLDADCFLTGDVKYHDAMEAKSIKLSLIDIGHYESEYFFAQIMQKHLKILGLEVIIASSENPFTYI comes from the coding sequence GTGAAAATATTGGAAATATACAAATATCTAAACGAACTCTCTCCTTTTGAAATTCAAGAGTCATGGGATAATTCCGGTCTTTTGATAGGTGATTTTAAAGATAATATTTCAAAAATTGCTTTGAGTATCGATGTGGATGAAAAACTGATTGATGCTTTGGATGAAAATACGCTTCTGATTACGCACCATCCGATTATTTTTGGCGGGCTAAAACAGCTGGAGTTTTCTAAATATCCTGCAAACCTTATTCAAAAAATGATTAAAAAAAATATATCAAATATCGCGATGCATACAAATTTTGATCAGACACACTTAAACGAGTATGTTGCAAAAGAGATACTCGGATACGAAATTTGTAAAAAAGACGGTTTTGTCGCATATTTGGAAGTAGATGAAGATTTTGATGTTTTTGCTCAAAAGGTTTCCAAAGCTTTTGGCCTTAAATGTGCAAGAACAGTGAAGTGTGCGCAAAGAGTGAAAAAGGTGGCTCTGACAACAGGGTCGGGATGTTCTTTGATGAAGAGTCTGGATGCTGATTGTTTTTTGACAGGTGATGTAAAATATCATGATGCAATGGAAGCAAAAAGTATAAAATTGTCTTTAATTGACATCGGACATTATGAAAGTGAGTACTTTTTTGCACAAATTATGCAAAAGCATTTGAAAATTTTAGGTTTAGAAGTTATAATTGCATCATCAGAAAACCCATTTACATATATTTAG
- a CDS encoding tetratricopeptide repeat protein, whose protein sequence is MTLFQLLMLGASAFFAYKIYEHIQTLKDPQDKQHTGADDERSAEAFSPFDASSLVEKADEEMQKGDLQKALAIYSEANIKEPKNPETLFKMGYTLAQQNRDDEAMEYYKEALELDPNNTYIHQAMASLYRKAGEYASARNHLNKSLEIDATNPITYYNYGNLLVDMKHFDEAKGMYEKAIQLDPEFKEAKEELKKIEKEVTL, encoded by the coding sequence ATGACACTTTTTCAGTTACTTATGCTTGGAGCATCTGCTTTTTTTGCATACAAAATTTACGAACATATACAAACACTTAAAGATCCTCAAGACAAACAGCACACAGGTGCTGATGATGAGCGAAGTGCCGAAGCGTTTTCTCCATTTGATGCCTCCTCTTTGGTGGAAAAAGCCGACGAAGAGATGCAAAAGGGAGATTTGCAAAAAGCGCTTGCCATTTACAGCGAGGCAAATATTAAAGAGCCAAAAAACCCTGAAACACTCTTTAAAATGGGTTATACACTGGCACAGCAAAACAGAGATGATGAAGCTATGGAGTATTACAAAGAAGCATTGGAGCTGGACCCGAACAATACCTACATCCATCAGGCGATGGCTTCACTGTATAGAAAAGCGGGTGAATATGCAAGTGCAAGAAATCATCTCAACAAGTCGCTTGAAATTGATGCCACAAACCCTATTACCTACTATAATTACGGGAACCTGCTTGTAGATATGAAGCATTTTGATGAAGCTAAGGGAATGTATGAAAAAGCGATACAGCTTGACCCTGAATTTAAAGAAGCAAAAGAGGAATTGAAAAAAATAGAGAAGGAAGTAACACTGTGA
- a CDS encoding M23 family metallopeptidase, translating into MKFLLFLCLFVSSLFALHVKIVNDEVGNGKTALVKFAKEKGIQYRVLCFEDKKIKIFPNPLNRSEYYALIPVSYYDKPAQKTVKIIYLQNGIKKYKELALRIKDAKYKKETIRVSASKVNPTLPKIKKRIAKEYREAMKIYHTVTDKSYLHSDFILPVESKITSAFGTARIYNGALKGYHSGTDFRAKTGTPIRASNDGKIVLVKKRFYSGGTVIIDHGEGIYTCYFHMSKFNVKTGQLVQKGELLGLSGKSGRVTGPHLHFSARIDGVQVDSLQLIALLNNNLILNK; encoded by the coding sequence ATGAAATTTTTGCTCTTTTTATGCCTCTTTGTCTCCTCTCTTTTTGCTTTACATGTAAAGATAGTCAATGATGAGGTGGGTAACGGCAAGACAGCATTGGTGAAGTTTGCAAAGGAAAAAGGTATACAATACAGAGTCCTCTGTTTCGAAGACAAAAAGATAAAAATTTTTCCGAATCCTTTGAACAGGAGTGAATATTATGCCTTGATTCCCGTCTCCTATTACGACAAACCTGCTCAAAAAACCGTGAAAATTATTTATCTGCAAAACGGGATAAAAAAATACAAAGAGCTTGCTCTTAGAATAAAAGATGCAAAATACAAAAAAGAAACCATCCGTGTAAGTGCATCGAAAGTAAATCCGACGCTGCCCAAGATAAAAAAAAGAATCGCAAAAGAGTACAGGGAAGCTATGAAAATTTATCATACGGTAACAGACAAGAGCTATCTGCATTCAGATTTTATTTTGCCGGTGGAGAGTAAAATCACAAGTGCTTTTGGCACGGCAAGAATTTATAACGGCGCTTTGAAAGGGTATCACAGCGGGACGGATTTTCGGGCGAAAACAGGCACACCGATTAGAGCGTCCAATGACGGAAAAATCGTTTTGGTCAAAAAAAGATTTTATTCGGGAGGCACTGTGATTATTGACCACGGTGAGGGCATTTATACCTGTTATTTTCACATGAGTAAATTCAATGTCAAAACAGGTCAGCTTGTCCAAAAAGGAGAACTTTTGGGCTTATCGGGAAAAAGCGGCAGGGTTACAGGTCCTCATTTGCATTTTTCAGCTAGAATTGACGGTGTACAAGTTGATTCGTTACAACTTATAGCATTACTCAACAATAATTTAATTTTAAATAAATAG